One window from the genome of Cottoperca gobio chromosome 15, fCotGob3.1, whole genome shotgun sequence encodes:
- the LOC115020294 gene encoding amine sulfotransferase-like → MDSLDLVSPYLFRYKRRNFLVKDEMRPKDLDALQHFELRPTDIFLVTYPKSGTTWLQQVLVQIMEAAHPDWAEDVTNRTRVPWLEERNADNPLRERSDPRIFGSHLPPDMLPQGVKAQRLKIVYVWRNPKDVLVSFYHFAHSWVLLETPKSFEDFFQQFLDGDVYMGSWFDHVREYQETRDQLDIHFVQYERMLKDLRGEVVKLCAFLGKDLTEEAVDHVVEMSTFKNMKTNPKANYKDLVETKRYSAKTMRKGIAGDWKNVFTVAQDEHFDKEFKKKMSNVPLSCTWEIKQ, encoded by the exons ATGGATTCTCTGGACTTGGTGAGCCCGTACCTGTTCAGGTACAAAAGAAGAAACTTTCTGGTCAAGGATGAAATGCGACCCAAGGACCTTGATGCCCTCCAGCATTTTGAGCTCCGTCCTACTGATATCTTCCTCGTTACATACCCCAAATCAG GCACAACATGGCTGCAGCAGGTCCTGGTCCAGATCATGGAAGCTGCACACCCTGACTGGGCAGAAGATGTCACCAACAGGACACGAGTTCCTTGGCTTGAGGAGAGAAATGCGGACAACCCTTTACGAGAAAGGTCAGATCCTCGGATCTTTGGCTCACATCTCCCTCCTGACATGTTGCCCCAGGGAGTGAAAGCTCAACGACTCAAG aTTGTGTATGTTTGGAGGAACCCCAAAGATGTCCTGGTGTCCTTCTATCACTTTGCCCACAGTTGGGTGTTGCTGGAAACACCAAAGAGCTTTGAGGATTTCTTTCAGCAGTTCCTGGATGGTGATG TTTACATGGGTTCCTGGTTTGATCATGTGCGAGAATATCAGGAAACACGAGACCAACTGGACATCCATTTTGTGCAGTACGAGCGCATGTTGAAG gacCTCAGAGGGGAAGTTGTGAAGCTTTGTGCGTTCCTGGGAAAAGATTTGACAGAGGAAGCCGTTGATCATGTTGTGGAGATGTCTACCTTCAAAAACATGAAGACCAACCCCAAAGCCAACTACAAGGACTTAGTTGAAACCAAACGCTACTCTGCCAAAACCATGCGCAAAG GTATAGCAGGCGACTGGAAGAATGTCTTCACAGTGGCCCAGGATGAACATTTTgataaagaatttaaaaagaaGATGAGTAACGTGCCTCTCAGCTGCACCTGGGAGATCAAACAGTAG